One segment of Nostoc flagelliforme CCNUN1 DNA contains the following:
- a CDS encoding water stress protein WSP1 gives MVLYGYTIGEDSNPNTSGDQLPVYRFLIPSAPTSSSIAPTLVGTVNVAGTVTNADLEGLGTNPATNRVSAVNEARATALPNAPGPVIVVNNVDQPFAPAQVSPTPTPSNLVRFGFESGADFGGTPTALYNISGNPNPANGPVGSSLYRVTTATPGTISLVDTFGSATTAAQTQGTQPTNPGKYADGLAIDNLNPGNTRALASDFDNRDEIASDNTKNNLYKVDLLTGELSAPITLRTPSGENLNVREDSGLAFTNSGSQRLLALLETGAVYEITGYQDELAASGLGLGSATGTNGAGFATATLLGNVNLPNALAPEPNTINYEGFTIVNE, from the coding sequence ATGGTTCTTTACGGCTATACCATTGGAGAAGATAGTAACCCTAACACTAGTGGAGATCAACTTCCCGTTTACCGCTTTTTGATCCCTTCTGCACCTACAAGTTCTTCTATTGCTCCCACACTAGTAGGTACAGTTAATGTTGCAGGTACTGTTACTAACGCAGATCTAGAAGGTTTGGGAACTAACCCCGCTACCAATAGGGTAAGTGCGGTTAACGAAGCACGGGCTACTGCTCTTCCAAATGCTCCAGGTCCTGTTATTGTCGTTAATAATGTAGATCAGCCTTTTGCTCCAGCCCAGGTCTCACCAACTCCTACACCATCTAACCTAGTGCGTTTTGGATTTGAGTCAGGTGCTGACTTTGGTGGTACACCAACTGCTCTATACAACATTTCAGGGAATCCGAATCCCGCAAATGGGCCAGTAGGAAGCTCTCTTTATAGAGTTACTACAGCTACCCCTGGAACTATTAGCCTTGTAGACACCTTTGGTTCAGCTACTACTGCTGCACAAACACAAGGAACTCAACCTACCAACCCTGGAAAATATGCTGATGGATTAGCTATCGATAATCTTAATCCTGGTAATACTCGCGCTCTTGCTAGCGATTTCGATAACAGAGATGAAATTGCGTCCGACAACACTAAGAACAACCTTTACAAAGTAGATTTGCTCACTGGTGAGCTATCTGCGCCGATTACTTTGAGAACTCCTTCAGGGGAAAATTTGAATGTCAGGGAAGATTCTGGGCTGGCATTTACTAACAGCGGATCTCAAAGATTGTTGGCTTTGCTGGAAACTGGCGCTGTCTATGAAATCACAGGCTACCAAGATGAACTTGCTGCATCAGGTCTAGGTTTAGGTAGTGCTACTGGTACTAATGGTGCTGGCTTTGCAACCGCCACCTTACTTGGTAACGTTAATTTACCAAATGCTTTGGCTCCGGAGCCTAACACCATTAATTATGAAGGCTTTACGATTGTTAATGAATAA